A genomic segment from Triticum dicoccoides isolate Atlit2015 ecotype Zavitan chromosome 1A, WEW_v2.0, whole genome shotgun sequence encodes:
- the LOC119348886 gene encoding S-type anion channel SLAH2-like: MATREVSIQMAGVLDGQPGCALSRESLVVRAVPRTAGASLMEAADAVAAADKMTKDAAGAAQDETRCSVSFSVPGSPSGLHLAQLSMPPLVCAGDADVGTAPVLPTESKVPWERDRRFDHFKTFYGGLERQLSNLRGVPQDTDVEKGAASKISEEDIDKDDEMPTADRYFAALEGPELETLRSTEVAVLPKDETWPFLLRFPISAFGMCLGVSSQAMLWKTLESEPSTKFLHVHPVVNHVLWWISVALMVVVSITYLLKIVFYFEAVRREFHQPVRANFFFAPWIACLFLVKGVPHPVWEIHHAVWYVLMAPILCLDLKIYGQWMSSDERRLSKVANPSNHLAVVGNFVGALLGARMGLRELPIFFFAVGLAHYVVLFVTLYQQLPTNVQLPKELHPVFFLFVAAPSVASMAWTRISGEFNDGAKLLYFVSLFLYMSLVARVNLFRGFRFSLAWWAYTFPMTSVALATALYASKVDNVLTRALAVGLSGTAVVTVTGVLAATMYHAFVRKDLFPNDVSIAITRRRPKFSKILAHLRPSSYDVKELVLSVPNFSSYSKQGAYSDSGANSRMNISAGESPMAHGHGREECETVGAKHVA; encoded by the exons ATGGCAACGAGGGAGGTCAGCATCCAGATGGCGGGGGTACTGGACGGCCAGCCGGGGTGCGCTCTGTCCCGGGAGTCGCTTGTCGTCCGTGCCGTGCCGCGGACAGCCGGCGCTTCTTTGATGGAGGCTGCAGACGCAGTCGCCGCCGCCGACAAGATGACCAAAGACGCGGCCGGGGCGGCTCAGGATGAGACGCGGTGCTCTGTCTCGTTCAGCGTGCCAGGCTCGCCGTCGGGGCTCCACCTTGCGCAGCTCAGCATGCCGCCGTTAGTCTGCGCCGGTGATGCCGATGTGGGCACCGCTCCTGTGCTGCCGACCGAGTCAAAGGTCCCGTGGGAGCGAGACCGGCGGTTTGACCACTTCAAGACGTTCTATGGCGGCCTTGAACGGCAGCTCTCCAACCTCCGCGGGGTGCCACAGGACACCGACGTCGAGAAAGGTGCGGCGTCAAAGATCTCAGAGGAGGACATCGACAAGGACGATGAGATGCCCACTGCTGACCGCTACTTCGCCGCGCTCGAAGGCCCCGAGCTCGAGACCCTCCGT TCGACAGAGGTGGCGGTCCTGCCTAAGGACGAGACATGGCCGTTCCTGCTCCGGTTTCCAATTAGCGCCTTTGGGATGTGCCTTGGCGTGAGCAGCCAGGCCATGTTGTGGAAGACCCTGGAGTCGGAGCCCTCCACGAAGTTCCTTCACGTGCATCCGGTCGTCAACCACGTCCTCTGGTGGATCTCCGTCGCACTCATGGTGGTCGTCTCCATCACCTACCTCTTGAAGATCGTCTTCTACTTCGAGGCTGTCCGCCGTGAGTTCCACCAACCTGTGCGCGCCAACTTCTTCTTTGCGCCATGGATCGCCTGCCTCTTCCTTGTCAAGGGTGTGCCGCATCCGGTGTGGGAGATCCACCACGCCGTCTGGTACGTGCTAATGGCGCCCATCCTGTGCCTCGACCTTAAAATCTACGGACAATGGATGTCTAGCGACGAGCGACGCCTCTCTAAGGTGGCCAACCCATCGAACCATCTCGCCGTCGTTGGCAACTTCGTCGGTGCGCTGCTTGGCGCTAGGATGGGCCTCCGGGAGCTGCCCATCTTCTTCTTTGCTGTCGGGTTGGCCCACTATGTGGTGCTCTTCGTCACTCTCTATCAGCAGCTCCCTACCAACGTGCAGCTCCCCAAGGAGCTCCACCCAGTTTTTTTCCTCTTCGTCGCTGCACCTAGCGTCGCGTCCATGGCGTGGACAAGGATCTCTGGCGAGTTCAACGATGGCGCTAAGCTCCTTTACTTCGTCTCGCTATTCCTCTACATGTCGTTGGTGGCGCGCGTCAATCTCTTTCGGGGGTTTAGGTTCTCCCTGGCATGGTGGGCGTACACATTCCCAATGACAAGTGTGGCCTTGGCGACGGCATTGTATGCATCGAAGGTAGACAACGTGCTGACACGGGCACTGGCAGTCGGGTTGTCAGGAACCGCCGTTGTCACAGTCACCGGCGTGTTAGCCGCCACCATGTACCACGCCTTCGTGCGCAAGGACCTCTTCCCCAATGATGTGTCCATCGCCATCACGCGGCGACGGCCCAAGTTTAGCAAGATCCTCGCGCATCTCCGGCCATCGAGTTATGATGTCAAGGAGCTCGTTCTCTCCGTCCCAAATTTCAGTTCCTATTCCAAGCAGGGCGCCTACTCTGACTCTGGCGCCAACTCCAGGATGAACATCAGTGCCGGTGAGTCTCCAATGGCACACGGGCACGGAAGAGAAGAATGTGAGACGGTAGGTGCAAAACATGTTGCTTAG